The genomic window ACCACGAAGCGGATGTGCAAAAGGCCCACTCCCTGTGTCAGGCGGTGCTGGAAGTGGAGCGCCAGAAGCCCAGTGGCTCCACTGGATGCACCTTGTCCTGGTGGTGGCAACAGCAGATGGGCCGCTGTCTCCTTGCCCTGCATTATCCTCGCAGAGCGGAGCCCTTTCTCCAGCAATCCCTGGCCAGCTTTCCCCATCCGGACACCTATCTACTCCTCTCCAGAGTATACCAAAGGATAAAGCAGCCCGAGCGGGCTTTATCCGTGATCGGCGAAGTGGTGGACTCGCGTCCCTTCGACGTCACCTACCGGCTGGAGCAGGCGAGAATCCACCAGGCCATGGAACAGCAGGAGGACGCACTGCAGCTCTACAGACTAGTGGCCAAACTGCATCCAATCAATGTGGAATCTCTGGCCAGCATTGCCGTGGGCTACTTCTACGACAACAATCCGGAAATGGCGGTAATATGGTCGTCATCGTCATAAGCAGTATATATCAAATTGAAAGTTCGACTTACCCTAGTTGATGTACTACCGGAGGATTCTGTCCTTGGGCGCCCAGTCCCCTGAGCTCTACTGCAACATAGCGCTGTGTTGCCTGTATGGTGGGCAAATCGACTTGGTTCTGCCGTGTTTCCAAAGAGCTTTGGCCATGGCTACGCAGCCGGGTCAAAAGTCAGACATCTGGTATAATCTCAGCTTTGTGGCGGTGGTAAGTAGGGTTAAAGTACATACTTAAGTATGTATTATTGAAGTAGTTTTTAACAGACTTCTGGTGACTTCAATCTGGCCAAGAGATGCCTCCAACTGTGTCTCACATCAGATGCCCAGAATGGAGCTGCACTCAATAACCTGGCTGTGTTGGCTGCTCAGTCGGGAGACATTTTGGGGGCCAAGTCCTATCTGAATGCAGCCAAGGATGTGATGCCCGATGCCTCGGAGGTAACCACCAACCTGCAATTCATGGATGTGCATTACAAGCTATAAAAGCTAAAGTAACCCACAGCTTAAGCAACTCATAATAAGAACcttatgaaataaaataattattaaagttCACTTAGTAATGCTAATCAATCGCTGCTCACAAGTGCCTAGTACTTGAAGAATgagtttcgttttcttttgtACCGCGACTGCGGTCAGTGCAAACTGATTCACGTTTTGAAATACTCTAAATCAGCGACCCACCCACCTAAATATGCTTTCCAATAGAACGATTTTAATTAGCGAACTCAGCACAAAAGCTTCGGCAAATGTTGTGCAAAGTCACTATGTGAAATCACCATGCCATTCCATTTGTCAGGTGTTCGGGTCAGCAAacctgctgatgctgatgctgttgttaGAGATGAAGTTGGAGCTGAAAAGGTTGCTTCTGGCGGGGAATGGGAGTGTTCGGCCACCAGCACACCACCACCTACTCCGCCTCCCTTTGTTTGGCTAGAACAAATGATAAGCGCcaaatatttgttgataaatgtttgaaaattaaCTAGCAACGTCCGACGACGTTGAACTCATCGCGCTGGCATGCAAAAGCCAAATATTTATCAGCCTAGAAGCGGCCAGAGCACCTCGGTGCTGAACCCCCCGTTCTACTTAGCTGGGGATTACAGATCCCACGGTTCGGGGACCAAGATGCTAATCGAAATTTGAATAACGCTCTTGGGCTTCCAGTTGTGCCAAAAAACAAGACAAACATTCAGTTCACACACTcggaaaaacaataaattgcaTGAATTATAGATGtggttttaaaagtttttaactTCGACTTCTAAACGGATACAAAGGTAAAAGTAAACTATACTGATAACTAGCTAGCTTAAGCACCTTGTTCATATACGCTTCATTGTACaagacatttaaaattataataaaatatttcacctCTATAAATCTATGACTTGCAAACCAGTATGCTACTAAACagagaatatttaaaaaatgttcaacGAATGATTTACAATGCTTttcgcttgtttgttttctaattttaaatgcGAGTCCAGCCACATTTTGTTGTCGTGTACATGCCTATCTGATTCTACACATCTACGggtatctctatctgtatctgtatctgtaaatgtatctgtatcttgtATTTGCCCGTTTCCGTTTTCGAGGAgagtttcgttttctttttggcattGAATTCGCATTCGCGTTGACTGGGCTTATCAGCCTTTGGCTCGAAATGCGTCAGCGTTTGCGGGCACTTGACGgctttttacttttcatttttatcaCAGACATGCCAGCGAGTTGCAGCACTGctcaaaacacaaaactgcTCAAAACTCGAAACCCACCTGCCCCTCAGTCGGAGTGACTAGTTAATCATTGCCGGATTCGCCTCGTCCGGCGGCAGGTGCCTCCAAAGTGTCAAGATGATCTCGTAACGCGACTCTCAATTAGCCGGCCACACCTGACAGCTGCAGATTGAGCTGTGAGGCGAGAACTCAGTCGAGAAAGGTATTTCGCCGGGCTTCACATACTCCATTTCACCCCCTCACTCGGGACTCTCCTTTCCCCAGCTTTTCAAATACTTCTGCCGCACGAGCTGAACGATCTGAACGATCTGAGATGTGCCAGGTTCCTTTAGTTCTTTAGGCTTTGTTCCAGATGAAATGATTTTTCGATCGATTGAGCTGATGACCACAGACTTAGCAACAGACTTAAATTATAGAGCATCAAGTGGGCTGCTATTCCGGAATGCCACATTAATAGCTGTAGACTTGTAACTTGATTTAAAGTAAATTGTTTTGAGATGTGTGTCATGTGTGAAATTGTATATGTACATTCCAAGTTCCGCACACTTCACACGCCTCTGTTTGAACAAGTGTTTCCCTGCGgtttatttctatttctgCCTAAAACTGTGTTACCATAATAACATGGCAACCAGCCCCTCGGCTCCTTTTCCTTCCCGAGCCCATGGGAACCAAATGCATTACCGGGAATCCATTGATAGCCGAGGAATCGATGTCTAGCCTTGTTGTGGGTAGACCGCAAGAGCAAAGAGCACCATCATCTTCCCCGGCTGACATGGAGATGCAGCTCGGCTGCCCCGGGTCATTCCTTTCCCCCTGCCACTTGCCCCTTGGTTCTTCCGATCCTGCAGCCCATATAAAAGCtcattaaaaacataaaaacataaaaaagagCAGCCAGGCAAACGGAGCCAAAGCAGCAGCTACTGTACGGAGCTTGGATGATTTCGTCGATTTTTAGCGGCCATATGTCCCCCCTCGAGGTTCCCCATGTTCCTGGCCAAGAAATCTCCTCTAAAGGAAGAAAAGCAAAGGAAAGACCAAAACAGGTAAGTCAACAACAGCCAAACAATttgcacagcgagaaaaataATGGTGTTTCGCACTCAAAGTTTGCTAAATCGGTGATTGCACCGTAGAACGTTTACTCGCTTAAACCCTTCAGAGATTTGTTTGCCCCAAGGGTTTGGATCTAACTTTCATCTTTTTTcatctttattattttttttcactgtACTCATCCGCTTGCACTACGCACGCGCGACGTTCTCTGCTGCGTTGGGCTGCCTTCATGGTGTGTGTggtttgtttcctttttttggggctttgggGCTTTGGGGCCTTGGCAGCCTCGAATCTCGTGCCTCGTGTTGCTCCTCTTCTTGCTGTTAGCCGGTATTTACAGGGTATCCGCGGATGTGAAGTATAAggtgcatacatacatatatgattaagtttactataaaattaaatattagtCAACGCCAATAAAACTCCTTAAAATTTGATCAGTCGAGTATATTGTTGatatgttgttgctgctgctgctgatgatgatgatgatga from Drosophila yakuba strain Tai18E2 chromosome 2L, Prin_Dyak_Tai18E2_2.1, whole genome shotgun sequence includes these protein-coding regions:
- the LOC6526307 gene encoding tetratricopeptide repeat protein 8 is translated as MLATLELDYFRAVSLYRRRSYERCAELCNALLQAGHDGHVQLFTTKEEEEEHQHQQQTQKQQQQAEHSRFGSNLQRIGPRPRGAAGGGAGAADSGPSITMPTWLMEGVWQLKMRALTQRVYVDDLDEDEVGNEANEEVEFERIATAARPGSSIKTAFQPRPLTSQRAQQARSRGSGVAHSSDGRLNSSRPGSAAVARPGTSLSRPGSSLGSRCGTASRIRATSAAAFNVGDATSKLYQASRLNPTIYAERETLVKALFQFLYYHEADVQKAHSLCQAVLEVERQKPSGSTGCTLSWWWQQQMGRCLLALHYPRRAEPFLQQSLASFPHPDTYLLLSRVYQRIKQPERALSVIGEVVDSRPFDVTYRLEQARIHQAMEQQEDALQLYRLVAKLHPINVESLASIAVGYFYDNNPEMALMYYRRILSLGAQSPELYCNIALCCLYGGQIDLVLPCFQRALAMATQPGQKSDIWYNLSFVAVTSGDFNLAKRCLQLCLTSDAQNGAALNNLAVLAAQSGDILGAKSYLNAAKDVMPDASEVTTNLQFMDVHYKL